In a genomic window of Polypterus senegalus isolate Bchr_013 chromosome 13, ASM1683550v1, whole genome shotgun sequence:
- the clint1a gene encoding clathrin interactor 1a isoform X3, translating into MNMLWTRMLKDNKKNWRKVYKALLLLAYLIRNGSERVVTSAREHIYDLRSLENYHFVDENGKDQGINVRQKVKEMVEFIQDDDRLREERKKAKKNKDKYIGVSSDNHGGFRYGDKYDSEPKSKWDEDWDKSKGAFPFSEKLGEIGDKIGSTIDDTINKFRKKDRDESPERFSDNEEEKASRNGRHTKSEFKDEEETVTTKSIHITQATETTTTRKRGVPSKTVDLGAAAHYTGDTSSPEQGKQTAAKTSAPNLTNAKTSNSGLVDLLMDNSGMASNQTASTGASNDIPGGFADFSSVAASSSFPSNLGTATSGAADFGDWNAFSSPQTTSIGDPFPNTQALAQMPSSPSAEFFDLMGSSHTAMTTSQSMNFALSSGNAVGTGAGLPMSRSQPLQNLTGSMQKPSHIPSQHMQVAPKAGVKSPLPSTWSDPSVNISLDFLAPGMQPPKPTQPSLNTMMQQQGVQPSVNMMAQSFAGMNLSMQPNTMPPRLPSNQMVGGNVNLGMPSVMASGTLGMNPMCLPQGSTGMMNTGMMGMNMSMGMPTTGPAGMGMQNIGMNPAMFQPKQDAFANFANFGK; encoded by the exons gCTCTTCTACTGCTGGCATACCTCATAAGAAACGGGTCAGAACGGGTTGTGACAAGTGCCAGGGAACACATCTATGATCTGCGATCCTTAGAAAATTATCATTTTGTAG ATGAAAATGGAAAAGATCAAGGCATCAATGTGCGTCAAAAAGTAAAGGAGATGGTAGAGTTCATACAAGATGATGATCGTTTGCGGGAAGAGAggaagaaagcaaagaaaaacaaagacaaatacaTTGGAGTTTCTTCAGACAATCATGGAGGCTTCCGATATG GGGATAAGTATGATTCAGAACCAAAATCAAAATGGGATGAAGACTGGGACAAAAGCAAAGGAGCTTTCCCTTTCAGTGAGAAATTGGGAGAAATTGGAGACAAAATTGGCAGTACAATTGATGACACCATCAATAAATTTCGAAAGAAAGACAGGGATGAATCTCCAGAGCGCTTCAG TgacaatgaagaagaaaaggcatCCAGAAATGGTAGACATACTAAATCAGAATTTAAAGATGAGGAGGAGACCGTCACAACCAAAAGTATCCACATCACACAGGCAACTGAAACCACCACAACCCGCAAGAGGGGAGTTCCTTCAAAAACAGTTGATCTTGGGGCAGCTGCACATTATACAGGTGATACAAGCAGTCCTGAACAGGGAAAGCAGACTGCAGCAAAG ACCTCAGCACCAAACTTAACCaatgcaaaaacctcaaacagtGGACTAGTTGACCTACTAATGGACAATTCTGGTATGGCATCCAACCAGACGGCATCAACAG GTGCATCCAATGATATCCCTGGGGGATTTGCAGACTTTTCTTCAGTAGCTGCTTCCTCTAGCTTTCCTTCCAACCTTG GTACCGCAACAAGTGGTGCTGCAGATTTTGGAGACTGGAATGCCTTTAGCTCACCCCAAACAACTTCAATCGGAGACCCATTTCCAAACACACAGGCTCTGGCACAAATGCCTTCCTCTCCATCTGCTGAATTTTTTGATTTGATGGGCTCAAGCCACACAGCCATGACAACCTCTCAAAGCATGAATTTTGCACTGTCAAGTGGAAATGCAGTGGGCACTGGTGCTGGCCTGCCCATGTCCAGGTCTCAG CCGCTGCAGAATTTAACTGGATCCATGCAAAAGCCTAGCCACATACCATCTCAACACATGCAGGTTGCCCCTAAGGCTGGTGTCAAGTCTCCTCTTCCCTCCACCTGGTCAGATCCCAGTGTAAATATTAGTTTGGATTTTCTAGCCCCTGGAATGCAGCCTCCCAAGCCCACACAGCCATCTCTGAACACCATGATGCAACAACAAG GTGTCCAGCCTTCTGTCAATATGATGGCCCAAAGCTTTGCAGGAATGAACCTTAGTATGCAGCCAAATACAATGCCACCAAGATTGCCTTCAAACCAGATGGTCGGAGGCAATGTGAATCTTGGAATGCCCAGTGTAATGGCAAGTGGAACTCTTGGCATGAATCCAATGTGTCTGCCTCAAGGGTCTACAGGCATGATGAATACAGGAATGATGGGAATGAACATGAGCATGGGAATGCCAACAACAGGGCCAGCTGGAATGGGCATGCAAAATATAGGTATGAACCCAGCCATGTTCCAACCCAAACAAGATGCCTTTGCAAACTTTGCCAACTTTGGCAAATGA